In the genome of Anomalospiza imberbis isolate Cuckoo-Finch-1a 21T00152 chromosome 27, ASM3175350v1, whole genome shotgun sequence, one region contains:
- the GRIN3B gene encoding glutamate receptor ionotropic, NMDA 3B isoform X1, producing MAGLRALWLLAAALGAAGGHPHPCRVAAPIGPGLSPSPGPTVRLGALLPPAPARARLRAALARAAGTGTGTGTGPGGSPGEVTLPHNLSLEVVGGGPAARDPGSLARWLCGALAGRGVAAVLALPRSRRELLQLDFLAAALQVPFVSILDTRWPLPFRAQSPFHFHMDRQSSPETLVDVLVSVLQANDWQETSLVLCHPWDIDGFLDLWAQRSQLFLRTVLDLGYLDEPRATRYLQQHGDRVRTLSSPVLMLGCDLHRARLVFQAAEELGLPPQEFHWMLGFPLSTSELQTEGLPPGLLAFGEVSRPPLELFVQDTVGLVSQAIAHAARGLPDPTQLQTTGNCNERHQAGGESPGLFLARFLANTSFQGQTGLVRVENTALVRPEQQFRIWSLRRDSQGVPTWMTVGTWSHGKLELEEVVWQSQRQHKSPGEAAEGARTRLRVVTLVEHPFVFTREVDEEGNCPAGQLCLDPGTNDSAVLDALFEKIGSGNGSVPQEYKKCCYGYCIDLLEKLAEDMAFDFELYIVGDGKYGAWKNGRWTGLVGDLLSGTAHMAVTSFSINSARSKVIDFTSPFFSTSLGILVRTKDTASPIGAFMWPLHWTMWVGIFVALHMTALFLTLYEWKSPYGMTPHGRNRMKIFSYSSALNLCYAILFGRTVSSKTPKCCTGRFLMNLWAIFCLLVLSSYTANLAAVMVGDKTFEELSGIHDPKLHHPSQGFRFGTVWESSAEEYIKKSFPEMHEYMRRYNVPTTPDGVTMLKTEPAKLNAFIMDKSLLDYEVSIDSDCKLLTVGKPFAIEGYGIGLPQNSPLTSNVSEFISRYKSSGFIDLLHDKWYKMVPCGKRVFAVTETLQMGIYHFSGLFVLLCIGLSGSLLTSLGEHVFYRLVLPRIRRKKKFNYWLHTSQKIHRALHMGTEERKSQQLKLEQRYSWDWEPAPLSSSSSLSSVGLQRDPTAARCHFSPPPHRCEPQPRSAPAAAQPWGALRKEARRVRFQLDKAPPEAEGSPPWHPGNGRPPQPPDRAAGENELRELEEKIQEMRDQLRAALLRKSELVSVLGTSKGGRPLPAPLATEEDREERPSSAPPQDGRD from the exons agccccggaCCCACCGTGCGCCTCGGAGCGCTGCTGCCGCCCGCGCCCGCCCGCGCCCGGCTCCGCGCCGCGCTGGCCCGAGCCGCCGGTACCGGTACCGGTACCGGTACCGGCCCcggggggagccccggggaggtGACGCTGCCCCACAACCTCAGCCTGGAGGTGGTGGGGGGCGGCCCGGCGGCGCGGGACCCCGGCTCGCTGGCGCGGTGGCTGTGCGGGGCGCTGGCGGGGCGCGGCGTGGCCGCCGTCCTGGCGCTGCCCCGCTCCCGccgggagctgctccagctcgaCTTCCTCGCCGCCGCCCTCCAGGTCCCCTTCGTCAGCATCCTGGACACCCGCTGGCCGCTGCCTTTCCGAGCGCAG AGCCCCTTCCACTTCCACATGGACCGGCAGAGCTCCCCGGAGACGCTGGTGGATGTGCTGGTGAGCGTCCTGCAGGCCAACGACTGGCAGGAGACCAGCCTGGTgctctgccacccctgggacaTTGACGGCTTCCTCGACCTCTGGGCCCAGCgttcccagctcttcctccGCACTGTCCTGGACCTGGGCTACCTGGATGAGCCCAGGGCCACCCGTTACCTGCAGCAGCATGGGGACCGTGTCAGGACCCTCTCCAGCCCAGTGCTGATGCTGGGCTGTGACCTGCACCGTGCTCGACTCGTCTTCCAGGCGGCTGAGGAACTGGGGCTGCCACCGCAGGAATTCCACTGGATGCTGGGCTTCCCGCTCAGCACCAGTGAGCTGCAGACCGAGGGCCTGCCCCCAGGACTGCTGGCCTTTGGGGAGGTGAGCCGGCCACCGCTGGAGCTCTTCGTGCAGGACACGGTGGGACTGGTATCCCAGGCCATTGCCCACGCTGCCCGCGGCCTCCCTGACCCCACACAGCTGCAGACCACTGGCAACTGCAATGAGAGGCACCAGGCAGGCGGCGAGTCCCCGGGGCTCTTCCTTGCTCG GTTCCTGGCCAACACGTCCTTCCAGGGCCAGACGGGGCTGGTGCGCGTGGAGAACACGGCATTGGTGAGGCCAGAGCAGCAGTTCCGCATCTGGAGCCTGCGTAGGGACTCACAGGGGGTCCCCACCTGGATGACAGTGGGCACCTGGAGCCACGGcaagctggagctggaggaggtCGTGTGGCAGAGCCAGcggcagcacaagagccccggcGAGGCGGCCGAGGGGGCCCGCACGCGGCTGCGGGTGGTGACATTGGTGGAGCACCCCTTCGTCTTCACCAGGGAGGTGGATGAGGAAGGGAACTGCCCGGCcgggcagctctgcctggacCCAGGCACAAACGACTCGGCCGTGCTGGACGCCCTCTTTGAGAAGATTGGCAGTGGCAACGGATCAGTGCCACAGGAGTACAAGAAATGCTGCTATGGGTACTGCATCGAcctgctggagaagctggcCGAGGACATGGCCTTTGATTTCGAGCTCTACATCGTGGGCGATGGGAAATACGGGGCCTGGAAGAACGGGcgctggacagggctggtggGGGACCTGCTCAGTGGCACGGCCCACATGGCCGTCACCTCCTTCAGCATCAACTCGGCGCGGAGCAAAGTCATCGACTTCACCAGCCCCTTCTTCTCCACCAGCCTGGGCATCCTGGTGAGGACCAAGGACACGGCGTCGCCCATCGGAGCCTTCATGTGGCCCCTGCACTGGACCATGTGGGTGGGCATCTTCGTGGCACTGCACATGACCGCACTCTTCCTCACCCTCTACGAGTGGAAGAGCCCCTACGGAATGACCCCCCACGGGCGCAACCGCATGAAGATCTTCTCCTACTCCTCAGCCCTCAACCTCTGCTACGCCATCCTCTTTGGGCGCACTGTCTCCAGCAAGACGCCCAAGTGCTGCACCGGCCGCTTCCTCATGAACCTCTGGGCCATCTTCTGCCTCCTGGTGCTCTCCAGCTACACGGCCAACCTGGCAGCTGTCATGGTGGGGGACAAGACCTTCGAGGAGCTCTCGGGCATCCACGACCCAAAG CTCCATCACCCCTCACAGGGCTTCCGCTTTGGCACAGTGTGGGAGAGCAGTGCTGAGGAGTACATCAAGAAGAGCTTCCCCGAGATGCACGAGTACATGCGGCGCTACAACGTCCCCACCACCCCCGACGGCGTCACCATGCTCAA GACAGAGCCTGCCAAGCTCAACGCCTTCATCATGGACAAGTCACTGCTGGATTATGAGGTCTCCATCGACTCCGACTGCAAACTGCTCACTGTGGGCAAACCCTTCGCCATCGAAG GTTACGGCATCGGCCTCCCCCAGAACTCGCCGCTGACCTCCAACGTGTCCGAGTTCATCAGCCGCTACAAGTCCTCGGGGTTCATCGACCTCCTGCACGACAAGTGGTACAAGATGGTGCCCTGCGGCAAACGCGTCTTCGCCGTCACTGAG ACCCTGCAGATGGGCATCTACCACTTCTCGGGGCTGTTCGTGCTGCTGTGCATCGGGCTGAGCGGCTCCCTCCTCACCTCGCTGGGCGAGCACGTCTTCTACCGCCTCGTCCTGCCGCGCATCCGGCGCAAGAAGAAATTCAACTACTGGCTGCACACGAGCCAG AAAATCCATCGGGCTCTCCATATGGGCACGGAGGAGCGGAAGAGCCAGCAGCTGAAGTTGGAGCAGAGGTACAGCTGGGACTGGGAGCCTGCCccgctctcctcctcctcctccctgagctctgtggggctgcagagggaccccacagcagccaggtGCCATTTCAGCCCTCCCCCACACAGGTGCGAGCCCCAGCCGAGGTCGGCACCGGCGGCAGCGCAGCCCTGGGGCGCCCTGCGGAAGGAGGCACGGCGGGTGCGCTTCCAGCTGGACAAAGCCCCCCCCGAGGCTGAGGGGTCCCCTCCGTGGCACCCCGGGAACGGGCGGCCGCCGCAGCCCCCGGACAGAGCGGCAGGAGAGAACGAGCTGcgggagctggaggagaagaTCCAGGAGATGCGGGACCAGCTGCGGGCGGCGCTGCTGAGGAAGAGCGAGCTGGTGTCCGTGCTGGGCACCAGCAAGGGCGGCCGGCCCCTGCCCGCCCCGCTGGCCACCGAGGAAGACCGGGAGGAGAG gcccagctcagccccGCCGCAGGACGGCCGTGAttag
- the GRIN3B gene encoding glutamate receptor ionotropic, NMDA 3B isoform X2: protein MAGLRALWLLAAALGAAGGHPHPCRVAAPIGPGLSPSPGPTVRLGALLPPAPARARLRAALARAAGTGTGTGTGPGGSPGEVTLPHNLSLEVVGGGPAARDPGSLARWLCGALAGRGVAAVLALPRSRRELLQLDFLAAALQVPFVSILDTRWPLPFRAQSPFHFHMDRQSSPETLVDVLVSVLQANDWQETSLVLCHPWDIDGFLDLWAQRSQLFLRTVLDLGYLDEPRATRYLQQHGDRVRTLSSPVLMLGCDLHRARLVFQAAEELGLPPQEFHWMLGFPLSTSELQTEGLPPGLLAFGEVSRPPLELFVQDTVGLVSQAIAHAARGLPDPTQLQTTGNCNERHQAGGESPGLFLARFLANTSFQGQTGLVRVENTALVRPEQQFRIWSLRRDSQGVPTWMTVGTWSHGKLELEEVVWQSQRQHKSPGEAAEGARTRLRVVTLVEHPFVFTREVDEEGNCPAGQLCLDPGTNDSAVLDALFEKIGSGNGSVPQEYKKCCYGYCIDLLEKLAEDMAFDFELYIVGDGKYGAWKNGRWTGLVGDLLSGTAHMAVTSFSINSARSKVIDFTSPFFSTSLGILVRTKDTASPIGAFMWPLHWTMWVGIFVALHMTALFLTLYEWKSPYGMTPHGRNRMKIFSYSSALNLCYAILFGRTVSSKTPKCCTGRFLMNLWAIFCLLVLSSYTANLAAVMVGDKTFEELSGIHDPKLHHPSQGFRFGTVWESSAEEYIKKSFPEMHEYMRRYNVPTTPDGVTMLKTEPAKLNAFIMDKSLLDYEVSIDSDCKLLTVGKPFAIEGYGIGLPQNSPLTSNVSEFISRYKSSGFIDLLHDKWYKMVPCGKRVFAVTETLQMGIYHFSGLFVLLCIGLSGSLLTSLGEHVFYRLVLPRIRRKKKFNYWLHTSQKIHRALHMGTEERKSQQLKLEQRCEPQPRSAPAAAQPWGALRKEARRVRFQLDKAPPEAEGSPPWHPGNGRPPQPPDRAAGENELRELEEKIQEMRDQLRAALLRKSELVSVLGTSKGGRPLPAPLATEEDREERPSSAPPQDGRD from the exons agccccggaCCCACCGTGCGCCTCGGAGCGCTGCTGCCGCCCGCGCCCGCCCGCGCCCGGCTCCGCGCCGCGCTGGCCCGAGCCGCCGGTACCGGTACCGGTACCGGTACCGGCCCcggggggagccccggggaggtGACGCTGCCCCACAACCTCAGCCTGGAGGTGGTGGGGGGCGGCCCGGCGGCGCGGGACCCCGGCTCGCTGGCGCGGTGGCTGTGCGGGGCGCTGGCGGGGCGCGGCGTGGCCGCCGTCCTGGCGCTGCCCCGCTCCCGccgggagctgctccagctcgaCTTCCTCGCCGCCGCCCTCCAGGTCCCCTTCGTCAGCATCCTGGACACCCGCTGGCCGCTGCCTTTCCGAGCGCAG AGCCCCTTCCACTTCCACATGGACCGGCAGAGCTCCCCGGAGACGCTGGTGGATGTGCTGGTGAGCGTCCTGCAGGCCAACGACTGGCAGGAGACCAGCCTGGTgctctgccacccctgggacaTTGACGGCTTCCTCGACCTCTGGGCCCAGCgttcccagctcttcctccGCACTGTCCTGGACCTGGGCTACCTGGATGAGCCCAGGGCCACCCGTTACCTGCAGCAGCATGGGGACCGTGTCAGGACCCTCTCCAGCCCAGTGCTGATGCTGGGCTGTGACCTGCACCGTGCTCGACTCGTCTTCCAGGCGGCTGAGGAACTGGGGCTGCCACCGCAGGAATTCCACTGGATGCTGGGCTTCCCGCTCAGCACCAGTGAGCTGCAGACCGAGGGCCTGCCCCCAGGACTGCTGGCCTTTGGGGAGGTGAGCCGGCCACCGCTGGAGCTCTTCGTGCAGGACACGGTGGGACTGGTATCCCAGGCCATTGCCCACGCTGCCCGCGGCCTCCCTGACCCCACACAGCTGCAGACCACTGGCAACTGCAATGAGAGGCACCAGGCAGGCGGCGAGTCCCCGGGGCTCTTCCTTGCTCG GTTCCTGGCCAACACGTCCTTCCAGGGCCAGACGGGGCTGGTGCGCGTGGAGAACACGGCATTGGTGAGGCCAGAGCAGCAGTTCCGCATCTGGAGCCTGCGTAGGGACTCACAGGGGGTCCCCACCTGGATGACAGTGGGCACCTGGAGCCACGGcaagctggagctggaggaggtCGTGTGGCAGAGCCAGcggcagcacaagagccccggcGAGGCGGCCGAGGGGGCCCGCACGCGGCTGCGGGTGGTGACATTGGTGGAGCACCCCTTCGTCTTCACCAGGGAGGTGGATGAGGAAGGGAACTGCCCGGCcgggcagctctgcctggacCCAGGCACAAACGACTCGGCCGTGCTGGACGCCCTCTTTGAGAAGATTGGCAGTGGCAACGGATCAGTGCCACAGGAGTACAAGAAATGCTGCTATGGGTACTGCATCGAcctgctggagaagctggcCGAGGACATGGCCTTTGATTTCGAGCTCTACATCGTGGGCGATGGGAAATACGGGGCCTGGAAGAACGGGcgctggacagggctggtggGGGACCTGCTCAGTGGCACGGCCCACATGGCCGTCACCTCCTTCAGCATCAACTCGGCGCGGAGCAAAGTCATCGACTTCACCAGCCCCTTCTTCTCCACCAGCCTGGGCATCCTGGTGAGGACCAAGGACACGGCGTCGCCCATCGGAGCCTTCATGTGGCCCCTGCACTGGACCATGTGGGTGGGCATCTTCGTGGCACTGCACATGACCGCACTCTTCCTCACCCTCTACGAGTGGAAGAGCCCCTACGGAATGACCCCCCACGGGCGCAACCGCATGAAGATCTTCTCCTACTCCTCAGCCCTCAACCTCTGCTACGCCATCCTCTTTGGGCGCACTGTCTCCAGCAAGACGCCCAAGTGCTGCACCGGCCGCTTCCTCATGAACCTCTGGGCCATCTTCTGCCTCCTGGTGCTCTCCAGCTACACGGCCAACCTGGCAGCTGTCATGGTGGGGGACAAGACCTTCGAGGAGCTCTCGGGCATCCACGACCCAAAG CTCCATCACCCCTCACAGGGCTTCCGCTTTGGCACAGTGTGGGAGAGCAGTGCTGAGGAGTACATCAAGAAGAGCTTCCCCGAGATGCACGAGTACATGCGGCGCTACAACGTCCCCACCACCCCCGACGGCGTCACCATGCTCAA GACAGAGCCTGCCAAGCTCAACGCCTTCATCATGGACAAGTCACTGCTGGATTATGAGGTCTCCATCGACTCCGACTGCAAACTGCTCACTGTGGGCAAACCCTTCGCCATCGAAG GTTACGGCATCGGCCTCCCCCAGAACTCGCCGCTGACCTCCAACGTGTCCGAGTTCATCAGCCGCTACAAGTCCTCGGGGTTCATCGACCTCCTGCACGACAAGTGGTACAAGATGGTGCCCTGCGGCAAACGCGTCTTCGCCGTCACTGAG ACCCTGCAGATGGGCATCTACCACTTCTCGGGGCTGTTCGTGCTGCTGTGCATCGGGCTGAGCGGCTCCCTCCTCACCTCGCTGGGCGAGCACGTCTTCTACCGCCTCGTCCTGCCGCGCATCCGGCGCAAGAAGAAATTCAACTACTGGCTGCACACGAGCCAG AAAATCCATCGGGCTCTCCATATGGGCACGGAGGAGCGGAAGAGCCAGCAGCTGAAGTTGGAGCAGAG GTGCGAGCCCCAGCCGAGGTCGGCACCGGCGGCAGCGCAGCCCTGGGGCGCCCTGCGGAAGGAGGCACGGCGGGTGCGCTTCCAGCTGGACAAAGCCCCCCCCGAGGCTGAGGGGTCCCCTCCGTGGCACCCCGGGAACGGGCGGCCGCCGCAGCCCCCGGACAGAGCGGCAGGAGAGAACGAGCTGcgggagctggaggagaagaTCCAGGAGATGCGGGACCAGCTGCGGGCGGCGCTGCTGAGGAAGAGCGAGCTGGTGTCCGTGCTGGGCACCAGCAAGGGCGGCCGGCCCCTGCCCGCCCCGCTGGCCACCGAGGAAGACCGGGAGGAGAG gcccagctcagccccGCCGCAGGACGGCCGTGAttag